In a genomic window of Pedobacter sp. KBS0701:
- a CDS encoding helix-turn-helix domain-containing protein gives MSSNITVERICEHCGKTFLAKTTVTKYCSLNCNRRHYKQKIRNLKISASNEQTLSIRTKAINDRPAEFLTVKQAARLLHCGERIIYQQIKNGRIKAIQLSERKTLIKRKLLDKAFKQVNFQPVQRTERTKNPALVYCISMTDAQQHFGISEKALYDLIKRNDLEVFFNGKFSYVLRSALNQIFYKS, from the coding sequence ATGAGTAGCAATATAACAGTTGAGCGAATCTGCGAACACTGCGGTAAGACATTCTTGGCGAAGACTACGGTCACTAAGTACTGCAGCCTGAATTGTAACAGGCGGCATTACAAACAAAAGATCCGTAATCTAAAGATTTCTGCCAGCAATGAACAGACACTTAGTATCCGTACAAAAGCGATTAATGATCGGCCCGCAGAGTTCCTTACGGTGAAACAGGCTGCCCGCCTGCTTCATTGCGGTGAAAGGATAATTTATCAGCAGATCAAGAATGGCAGGATTAAGGCAATCCAGCTCAGCGAACGGAAAACACTGATCAAGAGAAAGCTTTTGGATAAGGCATTTAAACAGGTCAACTTTCAGCCGGTTCAGCGTACTGAAAGAACGAAAAACCCTGCTCTGGTCTACTGTATAAGTATGACTGATGCCCAACAGCATTTTGGTATATCAGAAAAAGCACTTTATGACCTGATCAAACGGAATGATCTTGAAGTTTTCTTTAACGGAAAGTTCAGCTATGTACTCCGATCAGCATTGAACCAAATATTTTATAAAAGTTAA
- a CDS encoding RNA polymerase sigma factor, whose product MRAAEQTTDQELIALCLEGRDAGYTGLYNRYARKIYNSISRIVSHTGEAEDILQDIFCTVFSDISKLKGVLSFEAWVRRMAINRSISHLRKRKIMFSDLGDMDVEDAGGNDNDDLEIFDCRVEDMKKSIEELSSGYKTILNLYVFEKMTHEEIAVMLGLSASTVRTQYHRAKKRVLLSLKDKCYYE is encoded by the coding sequence TTGCGCGCTGCTGAACAGACAACCGATCAGGAATTAATTGCACTCTGCCTTGAGGGCAGGGATGCAGGCTATACCGGGCTTTACAACCGTTATGCCAGAAAGATCTATAATTCGATCAGTCGGATTGTAAGTCATACGGGTGAGGCAGAAGATATCCTGCAGGATATTTTTTGTACCGTGTTCAGCGATATAAGCAAATTAAAAGGGGTACTCAGTTTCGAGGCCTGGGTACGGCGGATGGCCATTAACCGCTCCATTTCCCATTTAAGAAAAAGAAAAATAATGTTTTCTGATCTGGGAGATATGGATGTGGAGGATGCTGGAGGAAACGACAACGATGATTTGGAGATTTTTGATTGCAGGGTAGAGGATATGAAAAAAAGTATCGAAGAACTTTCATCAGGTTACAAGACGATTTTAAACCTGTATGTGTTTGAAAAGATGACACATGAAGAAATTGCGGTAATGCTCGGACTTTCGGCCAGTACGGTGAGGACGCAGTATCATAGGGCAAAAAAACGTGTTTTATTATCACTAAAGGACAAATGTTATTATGAATGA
- a CDS encoding helix-turn-helix domain-containing protein — protein MESFGFEKLPEIIRQLFEKVERIEEMVSDLNPVDDGLNDLLTVKEAADYLKVSVQSLYSKVSRMEIPVSKPGRRLYFSQSELKNWVAASRRKTAAEIIQKSQSKSNHLDKRDLFI, from the coding sequence ATGGAATCATTTGGCTTTGAGAAACTTCCCGAAATCATCCGTCAGTTATTTGAAAAGGTAGAACGGATCGAAGAGATGGTATCAGATCTTAATCCGGTTGATGACGGATTGAATGACCTTTTGACTGTAAAAGAGGCAGCTGATTACCTAAAGGTTTCTGTACAATCCCTATACTCTAAAGTCAGTAGAATGGAAATACCTGTAAGCAAGCCGGGCAGGCGATTGTACTTTAGCCAATCGGAACTCAAAAATTGGGTTGCAGCTTCCAGACGTAAAACCGCTGCTGAAATCATTCAGAAATCGCAAAGTAAAAGCAATCACTTGGACAAAAGGGACCTATTCATTTAG
- a CDS encoding AraC family transcriptional regulator — MKEEMSNHRFNSLSRLHKALDMPAPMHPLVSLINNAEGAIPLEKLPSPHILSFYKISYKMNFQGKFRYGQHYYDFDEGGMFFVSPNQITGGHAPLSDQSGYTLLFHPDFLQGYELAKKIKTYGFFSYSINEALHLSEKEKTTIIAVFESIEEELKGRIDNFSQDVVISQIELLLNYANRFYSRQFITRKAVSNDLLQRVEDTLFAYVQSPQAQKQGLPTVQFLSAQLNVSASYLSDMLRSLTGQNAQQHIHNHLIEKAKEQLSTSQASISEIAYELGFEHPPSFSKLFKLKTSMSPLDFRRSFN, encoded by the coding sequence ATGAAGGAAGAAATGTCTAACCACAGATTCAATTCTTTATCAAGGTTGCATAAGGCGCTGGACATGCCGGCGCCTATGCACCCATTGGTAAGTTTAATAAATAATGCCGAAGGAGCCATTCCCCTGGAAAAACTTCCCAGTCCGCACATCTTAAGTTTTTACAAGATCTCTTACAAGATGAACTTCCAGGGAAAGTTCAGATATGGACAGCATTACTATGATTTTGACGAAGGGGGAATGTTTTTTGTTTCACCGAATCAAATCACAGGAGGCCATGCACCATTAAGCGATCAATCTGGTTATACTTTACTTTTCCATCCGGATTTTTTGCAGGGTTACGAACTCGCCAAAAAAATTAAAACCTATGGATTTTTTTCCTATTCGATCAATGAAGCGTTGCACTTATCGGAGAAAGAAAAAACCACGATTATTGCTGTTTTCGAAAGTATCGAAGAAGAGTTAAAAGGCAGAATTGATAATTTCAGTCAGGACGTTGTGATTTCCCAGATCGAATTGCTGCTGAATTATGCGAATCGGTTCTACAGCCGGCAGTTTATCACCCGAAAGGCGGTAAGCAACGATTTGCTTCAAAGGGTAGAAGACACTTTATTCGCCTACGTCCAGTCGCCACAGGCACAAAAGCAGGGGCTTCCAACTGTCCAGTTTCTTTCTGCGCAATTAAACGTCAGTGCCAGTTATTTAAGTGATATGTTGCGATCACTTACCGGGCAAAATGCTCAACAGCACATTCATAACCACCTGATCGAAAAAGCAAAGGAACAGTTATCAACAAGTCAGGCTTCGATCAGCGAGATAGCCTATGAATTGGGATTTGAACATCCCCCATCCTTTAGTAAACTATTTAAGCTCAAAACCAGTATGTCACCCTTGGATTTCAGACGTTCTTTCAATTAA
- a CDS encoding AI-2E family transporter has translation MALIIWFFSNQIGILVKDFPQIKANVTQHINSLSDWISRITHYNDKQQKAFIQTKSDDLMNMGTSLAGGAAVTLSGIFVFIGLLPIYIYLMLFYKDIILRFIFMWFKADDHPKVKEAIYETESIIKSYLIGLLIQITYMTILLGGILMLIGIKHALLIGVIFAILNLIPYVGALIGNLIGVLLTLTSSQELWPVLTVLGVIAFVQFLDNNILMPRIVGSKVKINALFSILGVFIGGSIAGVSGMFLALPIVAVLKIIFDRTESFKQWGVLLGDERPAKSPMTFPVFRRKKPVATKSGVEKE, from the coding sequence GTGGCTCTGATTATTTGGTTTTTTTCGAACCAGATTGGCATTTTGGTTAAAGATTTTCCACAGATAAAAGCAAATGTAACACAACATATCAATTCGTTAAGCGATTGGATCAGCCGGATTACCCATTATAATGATAAACAGCAAAAGGCCTTTATACAGACTAAAAGCGATGATTTAATGAATATGGGCACCTCGCTTGCAGGCGGTGCTGCGGTTACCTTAAGTGGCATTTTTGTATTTATAGGGTTATTGCCTATTTATATTTACCTGATGCTTTTTTATAAAGATATTATACTGCGCTTTATCTTTATGTGGTTTAAAGCAGATGACCACCCTAAAGTGAAGGAAGCCATTTATGAAACCGAATCGATTATTAAAAGCTACCTGATCGGATTGTTAATCCAGATCACCTACATGACCATCTTACTGGGCGGTATATTGATGTTAATCGGTATAAAACATGCCTTGTTAATCGGGGTAATTTTTGCCATACTAAACCTGATCCCTTACGTGGGCGCCTTAATTGGTAACTTGATAGGAGTATTGCTTACGCTTACCTCATCGCAAGAGTTATGGCCGGTGCTTACGGTTTTAGGGGTAATTGCGTTTGTTCAGTTTTTGGATAATAACATACTCATGCCGCGTATTGTAGGTTCTAAGGTAAAAATTAATGCTTTATTTTCCATCCTCGGGGTATTTATTGGCGGCAGCATTGCAGGTGTTTCCGGGATGTTCCTGGCGCTGCCTATTGTGGCCGTACTTAAAATTATCTTCGATCGTACAGAATCATTCAAACAATGGGGAGTGTTACTGGGAGATGAACGCCCGGCTAAAAGCCCGATGACTTTCCCCGTTTTCAGGCGTAAAAAACCAGTAGCTACCAAATCGGGAGTAGAAAAGGAATAG
- a CDS encoding SOS response-associated peptidase, with amino-acid sequence MCGRTLIGESLAMAAKAGLLLGGDNREKDTNRPPGTDMPVILDARPGRLHYVKWGLIPSGSKEVPKFSTTYCRIETMFSLPTYRPLIGRRHCVFVVEGFYEWDRSGSTRQPYFFERKDGGILLLAGYWDSWKDPRTGVVIPSCTMIMQEANGYVGKIHDRMPCILSQAESAVWLDRELPVEQRLKALHPVDNALLKGWQVDPKINNARNKDENNNNPSGPDLTLFD; translated from the coding sequence ATGTGCGGAAGAACACTGATAGGAGAAAGTCTGGCAATGGCTGCAAAGGCAGGATTGTTGCTAGGAGGGGATAACAGGGAAAAGGATACCAACCGTCCTCCCGGAACGGATATGCCGGTGATTTTAGATGCGAGGCCGGGAAGGCTTCATTATGTAAAATGGGGCCTGATCCCGTCTGGATCAAAAGAGGTTCCCAAATTTTCTACCACATACTGCAGGATCGAAACGATGTTCAGCCTGCCAACTTACCGTCCGCTGATCGGTAGAAGGCACTGTGTCTTCGTGGTGGAGGGTTTTTATGAGTGGGACCGGAGCGGCAGTACCAGACAGCCATATTTCTTTGAAAGGAAAGATGGCGGTATACTGCTATTGGCCGGTTATTGGGACAGTTGGAAAGATCCCCGTACAGGAGTTGTGATCCCGTCATGTACGATGATTATGCAGGAGGCAAATGGTTATGTGGGAAAGATACATGACCGTATGCCGTGTATCCTTTCGCAGGCTGAAAGTGCCGTTTGGCTGGACCGAGAACTTCCGGTTGAGCAGCGGTTAAAAGCACTTCATCCCGTTGATAATGCTTTGCTGAAAGGCTGGCAGGTAGATCCCAAGATTAATAATGCACGGAATAAGGACGAAAATAACAATAATCCTTCCGGACCTGATCTGACGCTGTTTGATTAG
- a CDS encoding DUF3606 domain-containing protein, which translates to MSTRGSKVERREVNSSQPYEVKYLADKLGVSSQAIVGAKRATGSSDRKDIENYIKNKKKTN; encoded by the coding sequence ATGAGTACCAGAGGATCAAAAGTAGAAAGAAGGGAAGTGAATTCTTCACAACCATACGAGGTAAAATATCTTGCTGATAAATTGGGCGTAAGCTCGCAGGCCATTGTCGGTGCCAAAAGGGCAACCGGATCTTCTGACCGGAAGGATATCGAAAACTATATCAAAAACAAAAAGAAAACAAATTAA
- a CDS encoding DNA-formamidopyrimidine glycosylase family protein — MAELPDLEVFARILTRRYRGKVLEKIDIPVDKKLNVPPKKLKENLEGHKLSLVKRSGKTLQFHIGDSILGMHLMLRGELVELTDKAPKFTIMSFHFKGGSGFAVTDMQKQATPTLHPQENDVPDALEVDYPALLKLLEGKRTVIKSLLMDQKKIRGIGNSYGDEILYHAGISPFSIAGKIPGDDVNRLHKSMHSVLETAIKKIGKENGDELRGELRDFMEIHGAGIKQTKKGEEVLHEKIGGRTSYYTKSQKLFD, encoded by the coding sequence ATGGCTGAACTACCTGATCTTGAAGTTTTCGCGCGCATCCTCACCCGAAGATATAGAGGCAAAGTGCTTGAAAAAATTGATATTCCGGTTGATAAAAAACTTAATGTCCCTCCAAAAAAACTGAAAGAAAATCTTGAGGGCCATAAACTTTCTTTGGTAAAACGCTCAGGGAAAACTTTACAGTTCCATATCGGAGACAGCATACTCGGAATGCACCTGATGCTCAGGGGAGAACTTGTTGAGCTAACTGATAAAGCACCTAAATTTACCATTATGAGCTTTCATTTTAAAGGTGGATCCGGTTTTGCCGTGACGGATATGCAGAAACAGGCTACCCCGACGCTTCATCCGCAGGAGAACGATGTTCCCGATGCCCTTGAGGTTGACTATCCAGCACTGCTCAAACTGTTGGAAGGAAAAAGAACTGTGATCAAATCCCTGCTGATGGACCAGAAGAAGATCCGGGGGATCGGAAATTCTTATGGTGATGAAATACTCTACCATGCCGGGATTTCCCCTTTTTCCATTGCCGGCAAGATACCAGGGGACGATGTTAATAGACTGCATAAAAGTATGCACTCGGTGCTGGAAACTGCCATAAAGAAAATCGGGAAAGAAAACGGTGATGAGTTGCGTGGTGAACTCAGGGACTTTATGGAAATACATGGAGCGGGTATCAAACAGACCAAAAAAGGCGAGGAAGTGCTTCATGAAAAAATAGGTGGCAGAACAAGTTATTATACAAAATCCCAAAAACTTTTTGACTGA
- a CDS encoding DUF5710 domain-containing protein: MPYILNVPFVDKDEAKALGAYWLIEIKKWVIPDHITDINCFAKWIPAGRLDCIVRKPYLLAKATRICWKCGQKIPVIAPAAVNYYHLEEVEEDNPDGNEVAWIKGESPTLFSYLQSADPPAMEHFKKVHPQFKYSFSKAIQFSYWANTCKHCNILQGDFELHDEPGGPFFPIVYDPADIEITSFELEYDYAIEGEYGGQQFEEMDFSEFL, from the coding sequence ATGCCTTATATTCTTAACGTTCCCTTTGTTGATAAAGACGAGGCCAAAGCGCTCGGGGCTTATTGGCTCATTGAAATCAAAAAGTGGGTAATTCCCGATCACATTACAGATATCAATTGTTTTGCGAAATGGATACCAGCCGGGCGTTTAGATTGCATTGTAAGAAAACCTTATCTATTGGCCAAAGCCACAAGGATTTGCTGGAAATGCGGACAAAAAATACCTGTAATCGCTCCGGCTGCGGTAAATTATTATCATTTGGAAGAAGTTGAGGAGGATAATCCTGATGGTAATGAGGTTGCATGGATTAAAGGCGAAAGTCCAACACTGTTCAGTTACCTCCAGAGTGCGGATCCTCCTGCGATGGAACATTTTAAAAAAGTCCATCCGCAGTTTAAATATAGTTTTTCCAAAGCCATTCAATTTTCCTATTGGGCTAACACCTGCAAACACTGTAATATACTACAGGGCGATTTTGAGCTGCACGATGAACCCGGCGGACCGTTTTTTCCAATCGTTTACGATCCCGCTGATATTGAGATTACTTCTTTTGAACTCGAATACGATTATGCCATTGAAGGCGAATATGGCGGTCAGCAATTTGAAGAAATGGATTTTTCGGAGTTTTTGTAG
- a CDS encoding site-specific integrase, whose protein sequence is MGSVTLRRKNLITGRQSLYLDYYPPFLNSKTGKTQRTVTLKLYLFTKPENELQRVHNKETLLSAQTVCAQRQIEIQNRRFGIISEQDRNASFTEIFRQVCISRRKSMNDHWEMGLRYFIAFSGHDLRLPELSDFLCEDYKNYLLSGPGISRYGRPIKKNTAVTYYAKFRAVLRHVYRRKLIPVDLHAMVDPISPKETNRERLTMEEFQHLADTPASSDLMKNAAIFSGLTGLRWSDVSSLHWSELRGRPGSFEIQFSQGKTENAEVMPISDQAVARLGDRMEPGDLLFPDLKYSQLKSFFTNWCTAAGIFKNITFHSFRHTFATLQLELGTDIYTVSKLLGHRSLKNTEIYAKIVDKTKRQAAARMLLKDVEDESVGDDQEKRQSIFILHRNEEKLGTS, encoded by the coding sequence ATGGGAAGCGTTACACTCAGAAGGAAAAATCTTATTACCGGAAGGCAAAGCCTTTATCTAGACTACTACCCACCATTTTTAAATAGTAAGACCGGAAAAACCCAGCGTACCGTTACGCTGAAATTATACCTGTTCACAAAACCTGAGAATGAACTGCAGCGCGTTCATAACAAAGAAACACTGCTCAGTGCTCAGACTGTCTGTGCGCAACGACAGATCGAAATACAGAACCGGCGCTTTGGTATTATTTCAGAACAGGACCGAAATGCAAGCTTTACCGAGATTTTTAGGCAGGTATGCATAAGCCGCAGGAAATCAATGAATGATCACTGGGAAATGGGACTGCGTTATTTTATCGCTTTTAGCGGTCATGATCTTCGTCTGCCGGAGCTCTCTGACTTTCTATGTGAGGATTACAAAAACTATCTGTTAAGCGGACCTGGAATCTCACGTTATGGGCGGCCGATCAAAAAGAATACAGCAGTTACCTACTATGCCAAATTCCGGGCGGTATTGCGCCATGTCTACAGGCGTAAGCTCATCCCGGTGGATCTGCACGCAATGGTCGATCCTATCTCACCAAAGGAAACGAATCGGGAAAGACTGACTATGGAAGAGTTCCAGCATTTGGCGGACACACCTGCCAGTTCGGACCTGATGAAAAATGCAGCGATTTTTTCCGGACTTACCGGGCTCAGGTGGTCAGACGTAAGTAGTTTGCACTGGTCTGAACTTAGGGGCAGGCCGGGCAGTTTTGAAATCCAGTTTTCGCAAGGCAAGACAGAGAACGCAGAGGTAATGCCGATATCGGATCAGGCGGTTGCCCGCCTTGGAGACCGGATGGAACCGGGAGATCTACTTTTCCCCGACCTGAAGTACAGTCAGCTAAAATCATTCTTTACCAACTGGTGTACTGCCGCGGGCATTTTTAAGAACATCACCTTCCACAGTTTCAGGCATACTTTTGCTACACTTCAGCTTGAACTGGGTACTGATATTTACACCGTATCTAAATTGCTCGGACACCGCTCCCTGAAAAATACCGAAATTTATGCGAAGATAGTAGATAAAACCAAGCGCCAGGCAGCAGCTAGGATGCTGCTTAAAGATGTTGAGGATGAAAGTGTCGGTGATGATCAGGAAAAAAGACAGTCAATTTTTATCCTGCACCGAAATGAGGAAAAACTTGGTACAAGCTAA
- a CDS encoding alpha/beta hydrolase family protein: MADFFAAEGFVVIQPTHQNSKALGLSASLPEAPLFWSSRPADMTFILDHLDEIIATVPGLTGRVDKAKVAAIGHSMGGQTLAMLAGMEVTDPATGRIVNAAEPRLKARVLIGASGGPEGFNGAARQHYPVLAAGNFSTMTLPALIVNGDQDKNLMFSDEDNWRADAYYQVLAQRTC, translated from the coding sequence ATGGCAGATTTTTTTGCCGCAGAAGGCTTTGTTGTCATTCAACCTACTCATCAAAATTCCAAAGCGCTCGGACTTTCCGCATCCCTTCCGGAAGCACCCTTGTTTTGGAGCTCGCGGCCAGCGGATATGACATTTATCCTGGATCATCTGGACGAAATTATTGCCACAGTACCTGGGTTAACCGGAAGAGTTGATAAAGCAAAAGTTGCTGCCATCGGCCATTCGATGGGCGGCCAGACCTTAGCCATGCTGGCTGGCATGGAAGTAACTGACCCGGCAACAGGTAGAATAGTGAATGCCGCAGAACCAAGATTAAAGGCTCGGGTGCTAATTGGTGCTTCTGGTGGACCCGAAGGATTTAACGGAGCAGCCAGACAGCACTATCCTGTATTGGCGGCCGGCAATTTCAGCACCATGACTTTGCCAGCACTTATTGTAAATGGAGACCAGGACAAAAACCTTATGTTCTCTGATGAGGATAATTGGCGTGCAGATGCTTATTATCAAGTTCTGGCCCAAAGGACTTGCTGA
- a CDS encoding DUF3606 domain-containing protein, which translates to MPWYNGDYPPSYKNQPEPLREKVAEIANALLAEGMDEGIAIATGLKRARQYFGESEEVKSVLKDIAIDKDTLEPEDFGVTEGTIDTADPKQLSYWAEQFQISAEELKAVAAIRRQNLSEIKNYLKS; encoded by the coding sequence ATGCCTTGGTACAATGGGGATTACCCGCCATCATATAAAAACCAGCCTGAACCTCTTAGGGAGAAAGTGGCGGAAATAGCAAATGCGTTATTGGCTGAAGGAATGGATGAGGGAATTGCTATTGCCACCGGACTAAAAAGGGCCAGACAGTATTTTGGAGAATCAGAAGAAGTGAAAAGCGTTCTTAAGGACATTGCTATTGATAAGGATACACTGGAGCCCGAAGACTTTGGAGTTACTGAGGGAACCATAGATACCGCTGATCCAAAGCAGTTAAGTTACTGGGCCGAACAGTTTCAGATCAGTGCCGAAGAGCTTAAAGCAGTTGCCGCTATCCGTAGACAGAATCTTTCAGAAATCAAAAACTACCTCAAATCATAA
- the xth gene encoding exodeoxyribonuclease III, whose amino-acid sequence MKIATYNINGINGRLAILLRWLDEAMPDIVCLQELKCEDKHFPIHAIRKAGYQAVWKGEKSWNGVAILSRTEIKELRRDLPGADPEYNHSRYLEGFTGGYVIGCLYLPNGNPYPGPKYEYKKRWFSRLHAHAQTLLATGLPVMLVGDFNVMPTELDTYKPEKYINNALFQKDIRKAYADLVALSWTDAIRDLYPEQRIYTFWDYLRNAYGRDAGLRLDHFLLSPLVSEKLRSGGVDRPVRGWEKASDHAPVWIELSSSPLKKRKPKKTGKTVGKAIEIFLEKGREGK is encoded by the coding sequence GTGAAGATCGCAACCTACAATATCAATGGGATCAATGGAAGACTGGCCATTCTGTTGCGCTGGCTAGATGAAGCCATGCCGGATATTGTATGCCTGCAGGAACTTAAATGTGAGGATAAGCACTTTCCAATACATGCGATCCGCAAGGCTGGTTATCAGGCCGTCTGGAAAGGGGAAAAAAGCTGGAATGGGGTAGCGATCCTTTCTAGGACGGAAATAAAGGAACTTAGGCGGGACCTTCCCGGAGCAGATCCGGAATATAACCACAGCAGATATCTGGAAGGGTTTACCGGAGGTTATGTCATCGGCTGCCTGTATCTGCCCAATGGTAATCCTTATCCCGGGCCGAAGTATGAATACAAAAAACGCTGGTTTTCAAGGCTCCATGCGCATGCACAGACGCTACTTGCTACGGGACTTCCGGTTATGCTGGTTGGCGACTTTAATGTTATGCCAACCGAGCTGGATACCTATAAACCCGAGAAGTATATCAATAACGCGCTTTTTCAAAAAGACATCAGAAAAGCTTATGCAGACCTTGTTGCCCTGAGTTGGACAGATGCCATCAGAGATCTATATCCGGAACAACGCATATATACTTTCTGGGATTACCTTCGCAATGCCTATGGTAGAGATGCGGGACTGAGGCTGGATCATTTTTTGCTTAGTCCGTTGGTTTCCGAAAAACTCAGATCAGGTGGGGTGGACCGCCCAGTCAGGGGCTGGGAAAAGGCTAGCGATCATGCCCCTGTATGGATTGAGCTTTCTTCTTCACCACTGAAAAAAAGAAAGCCAAAAAAAACGGGAAAAACCGTAGGGAAAGCGATCGAGATTTTTTTGGAAAAGGGCAGAGAAGGGAAATAA
- the mnmE gene encoding tRNA uridine-5-carboxymethylaminomethyl(34) synthesis GTPase MnmE produces the protein MNNQDTIIALSTPSGSGAIGVIRLSGPEAISLTNAVFAGKDLEKQASHTLHFGLVKDGDHIVDEVVAGLFVAPKSYTKENVVEISCHGSNYIIQQIINLLISKGARAAKPGEFTLRAFLNGAFDLSQAEAVADLIASNSKASHDVAMQQMRGGFANELKGLREQLIHFASMIELELDFAEEDVEFANREQLKNLVNKINYVLQRLISSFEMGNVIKNGVPIVIAGKPNVGKSTLLNALLNEERAIVSDIAGTTRDTIEDELTIGGIVFRFIDTAGIRDTADIIEALGVERTLEKMKQAKLIIYMADAAQSISEIEEQIRGLAQLAIPYLILVNKADLLADAQRKAFEALNVVFISAKEKQGIDELKTTLLEQVNLHHINTSETLVTNIRHVEALKQTEHALQRVLANVDNPVTSDFLAMDIKQALHYLGEITGTVTTDDLLENIFTKFCIGK, from the coding sequence ATGAACAATCAAGATACCATTATTGCTTTATCTACTCCTTCAGGTTCAGGCGCCATTGGCGTTATCCGTTTATCTGGTCCGGAGGCCATTTCACTTACCAATGCCGTATTTGCAGGGAAAGATTTAGAAAAGCAGGCCTCGCATACCTTACATTTTGGCCTGGTTAAAGATGGCGATCATATTGTAGATGAAGTGGTGGCAGGTTTATTTGTTGCGCCGAAATCGTATACCAAAGAAAACGTGGTAGAAATTTCCTGCCATGGCTCTAACTACATTATCCAACAGATTATTAACCTGTTAATCAGCAAAGGTGCCCGTGCTGCCAAACCTGGCGAATTTACTTTGCGCGCTTTTTTAAACGGAGCTTTTGATCTGAGCCAGGCAGAAGCAGTTGCCGATTTAATTGCTTCCAACTCCAAAGCTTCGCATGATGTGGCCATGCAACAGATGCGCGGTGGCTTCGCCAACGAATTAAAGGGTTTACGCGAACAACTGATCCATTTTGCTTCCATGATCGAGCTCGAACTCGATTTTGCCGAAGAGGATGTAGAGTTTGCCAACCGCGAACAGCTAAAAAACCTGGTGAACAAAATCAATTACGTTTTACAACGTTTAATCTCCTCTTTCGAAATGGGAAATGTGATTAAAAATGGGGTGCCCATTGTTATTGCAGGTAAACCTAATGTGGGTAAATCAACCCTGTTAAATGCCCTCCTGAACGAAGAACGCGCTATAGTTTCTGATATTGCCGGCACCACACGCGATACCATTGAAGACGAACTCACCATTGGCGGCATTGTTTTCCGTTTTATTGATACTGCCGGAATCCGCGATACCGCAGATATTATTGAAGCTTTAGGGGTAGAACGCACACTAGAGAAAATGAAACAGGCCAAACTGATCATTTATATGGCCGATGCCGCTCAAAGTATTTCAGAAATTGAAGAACAGATCAGGGGATTGGCACAGTTGGCTATCCCCTACTTAATTTTAGTCAATAAAGCCGACCTCCTGGCTGATGCACAACGTAAAGCTTTCGAAGCTTTAAATGTTGTTTTTATCTCTGCCAAAGAGAAACAGGGCATCGATGAATTAAAAACCACTTTACTGGAGCAGGTTAACTTGCATCACATTAACACCAGCGAAACCCTGGTGACTAATATCCGCCATGTAGAAGCGTTAAAACAAACCGAACATGCGCTGCAAAGGGTTTTGGCCAATGTAGATAATCCGGTTACCTCCGATTTTTTAGCCATGGACATTAAACAGGCGCTGCATTATCTGGGTGAGATAACCGGTACAGTAACTACCGATGATTTGCTGGAGAATATATTTACGAAGTTCTGTATCGGCAAATAA